A single window of Ignavibacteriota bacterium DNA harbors:
- a CDS encoding MFS transporter: MKNNFQKFSVLFSLYVAQAIPMSFFSTIVPVIMRQENYSLESIAMLQLLKLPWIAKFLWAPVIDRNSNTTSDYRKWIFISELFYAIIIFSIGFLSLQFDFTLIIILVIIAFVASATQDIATDAYAILLLEKSERGFGNSMQSAGSFVGTLVGSGFLLVLYHYYGWKLLLFGLSIFVLIAVIPLYFFKKNGQIEKKERSKASLKDVGSFFKQKKILGHILLLLTFYSGIIGILTMLKPYLVDIGFNARDIGFVVGIIGTSVGALSALAAGWIVKRYDRVKVYMMFLSVSLFISLFFVCITFQPVHSSFIYFGIVVLWMAYGLSTVVIYTSAMDRVRPGKEGTDFTLQIVLTHLGSIIIATQSGRIADALGYRGLFYIEVGLVMLTFMIILIFRNHLYENEKPKEIAEQV; the protein is encoded by the coding sequence ATAAAAAATAATTTTCAGAAGTTTTCGGTTCTTTTTTCATTATATGTTGCACAAGCGATTCCAATGAGTTTTTTTTCGACCATTGTCCCTGTGATAATGCGTCAGGAAAACTACTCATTGGAATCAATTGCTATGCTTCAGCTACTCAAACTCCCTTGGATTGCAAAATTCCTGTGGGCTCCTGTAATTGACAGAAATTCAAACACAACGTCAGACTACAGAAAATGGATTTTCATATCTGAATTATTTTATGCAATTATAATTTTCAGTATAGGTTTTTTAAGTCTTCAGTTCGATTTCACACTTATTATAATACTTGTAATAATTGCATTTGTAGCTTCCGCCACGCAGGATATAGCAACCGATGCTTATGCAATACTGCTTTTAGAAAAATCTGAACGCGGATTTGGCAATAGCATGCAAAGTGCCGGAAGCTTCGTAGGAACTCTTGTTGGAAGCGGATTTTTACTTGTACTCTATCATTATTACGGTTGGAAACTACTATTATTCGGGCTTTCAATATTTGTACTTATAGCCGTAATTCCACTATATTTTTTCAAGAAGAACGGACAAATCGAAAAGAAAGAACGGTCAAAAGCATCTCTCAAAGATGTGGGTTCATTCTTCAAGCAAAAGAAAATTCTTGGGCATATTTTGCTTCTCCTTACATTCTATTCCGGTATTATTGGTATTCTGACAATGCTGAAACCATATCTTGTTGATATTGGTTTTAATGCAAGGGATATTGGTTTCGTAGTGGGAATTATTGGTACATCGGTTGGTGCATTGTCGGCTCTTGCAGCGGGATGGATAGTCAAACGCTATGACCGGGTAAAAGTTTATATGATGTTCCTGTCGGTGAGCTTATTTATCAGTTTATTCTTTGTGTGTATAACATTCCAGCCGGTACACAGCTCATTTATCTACTTCGGAATTGTTGTATTGTGGATGGCTTACGGACTTTCGACTGTCGTTATTTACACATCTGCTATGGACAGAGTCAGACCCGGAAAAGAAGGTACGGACTTTACTTTACAAATTGTTTTGACACATTTGGGAAGTATAATTATTGCAACTCAGAGTGGCAGAATTGCAGACGCACTTGGTTATCGCGGGCTATTTTATATCGAAGTTGGGCTTGTGATGCTTACTTTTATGATAATTTTAATATTCAGAAATCATCTGTACGAAAATGAAAAACCTAAAGAAATTGCTGAGCAAGTATAG
- the hemN gene encoding oxygen-independent coproporphyrinogen III oxidase, with amino-acid sequence MKNLKKLLSKYSEPVPRYTSYPPATHFREGISNEEYIKYIEESNFGTPQNISTYIHIPFCSKMCHYCGCNMLLLKKKDNVCNYVEAVISEIDMVSEHIDRNRKLSQIHFGGGTPNAIETSYLRKIVENIRSKFSEIENPEIAIECNPAYISFEYLDDLLDIGFNRISFGIQDFDEEVLKNSNREPPLIPIEELFDYLRNKNSDISINLDFIYGLPGQTVESFMKSMKKAVEIKPDRLVTFSYAHVPWVNTKQKYLEKLGLPDPFEKIEMFETSFEFLESKGYLPIGMDHYVAQGDELYEAAINSDLHRNFQGYCTRRTTGQVYAFGMSSISQYDKSYIQNVKTTDEYIKMLSNGNFPIKKFYSLSDEERIIREVINYLMCNKAINWEIITENVNRVLNSENFTNTEQIKSILKYKKENLDVFVNDNLIKFNEDNFEVLGTSVLYIRNIAAAIDPNFESKEGKYSKSV; translated from the coding sequence ATGAAAAACCTAAAGAAATTGCTGAGCAAGTATAGCGAGCCGGTTCCTCGATACACGTCATACCCTCCCGCTACACATTTTCGTGAAGGTATTTCAAATGAGGAATACATAAAATATATTGAAGAATCTAATTTTGGAACTCCTCAAAATATTTCAACATATATTCATATTCCCTTTTGCAGTAAGATGTGCCACTATTGCGGATGCAATATGCTGCTTTTGAAGAAAAAGGATAATGTTTGCAATTATGTTGAAGCAGTCATTTCTGAAATTGACATGGTTTCCGAGCATATTGACAGAAATCGAAAATTATCCCAAATACATTTTGGTGGAGGCACACCGAATGCAATTGAAACTTCATATTTAAGAAAAATTGTTGAAAATATCCGCTCAAAATTTTCAGAAATTGAAAATCCTGAAATTGCTATTGAGTGTAATCCGGCTTATATAAGTTTTGAATATCTTGATGATTTGCTCGATATTGGATTTAATCGCATTAGTTTTGGCATTCAGGATTTTGATGAAGAGGTGCTGAAAAATTCAAACAGAGAGCCGCCGCTAATTCCAATTGAAGAGCTTTTCGATTATCTTAGGAATAAAAATTCGGATATTTCAATCAATCTTGATTTCATTTACGGACTTCCCGGACAGACTGTAGAAAGTTTTATGAAATCAATGAAAAAAGCTGTTGAAATTAAACCAGACCGGCTTGTAACTTTTTCTTATGCTCACGTTCCATGGGTTAATACCAAACAGAAATATTTAGAAAAACTTGGTTTACCTGACCCTTTTGAAAAAATCGAAATGTTTGAAACATCTTTTGAATTTTTGGAAAGCAAGGGATATTTACCAATCGGAATGGACCATTATGTAGCTCAAGGTGATGAACTATATGAAGCTGCAATTAACTCAGACCTGCACCGTAACTTTCAGGGGTATTGCACACGCAGAACAACCGGACAGGTTTATGCTTTTGGGATGTCATCTATTTCGCAGTATGACAAATCATATATTCAGAATGTAAAAACAACTGATGAATATATTAAAATGCTCTCAAATGGAAATTTTCCAATTAAAAAATTCTACTCTCTTTCTGATGAGGAAAGGATAATTCGCGAAGTTATTAATTACTTGATGTGCAATAAAGCTATCAACTGGGAAATTATTACTGAAAATGTGAACAGAGTTTTAAATTCAGAAAATTTTACAAATACTGAACAAATCAAATCAATTTTAAAATATAAAAAAGAGAACTTAGACGTCTTTGTTAATGATAATTTGATAAAGTTTAATGAAGATAATTTCGAGGTTTTGGGTACGAGTGTGCTTTACATTAGAAATATTGCCGCAGCAATAGACCCAAATTTCGAATCTAAGGAAGGAAAATATTCAAAATCGGTTTGA
- a CDS encoding PAS domain S-box protein has protein sequence MTEFNKISKSDFFRVNSENEVDIDFLTKIEIDKTNNYSSNKIENIRFTDLFDINELQSIQDKFAAATGVASIITDTSGVPITKPSNFCRLCKDIIRGTKKGYYNCRCSDAIIGRFNPEGPNIQKCLSGGLWDAGASIYVGEKHIANWLIGQIRNEKLDYNEIIQYADEIGADKIEFQNAFEEVKEMSLDEFNKIADFLYNFANNISKTAYQNYILAQLVEEKYQKEKLIKENEDRLKLSLSVTNQGLYDLNIQTGEAIVNDEYAEMLGYDPKTFCETNSFWIERMHPEDKDKCFKIFTDYIQGKIAEYKVEFRQKKRNGDWIWILSVGKIVEYDPDGKPLRMIGTHNNIQEKKNYENEIQTSLQTLSDVVSSIPNGLFVYQFNEPDRLILIDGNSNAIEITGIKLASNIGKEFDEIWTNAKRTGLKDKCLSVIRNQVNIEIDSYEYYDKNLSGIFRINIFHIPGKRIGIVFDDITVQKRNEMALKESEERYRMLVENQNEYVVKVNSDNKFLYVSPSYCKLFNKTEEELLHNSFFPLVHPDDLSHTLAEMEKLTREPYSCYVEQRVMTGKGWRWLAWSDKAITDNTGKISYIIGVGRDITDRKNAEVALEEKNEQALLLKDIASELSEMTSKDIITQYISDTIKKITNSGLVIFSEYSDTEKCLISKHFLAEDSLLKLAANLMGKSIKNFKTPISPAVYKEIISSITHYADTFTEISGGVVSPTIDKAMKLISGFSHFHTIAYVVDKKLYGVTLFALKDNQKAPSDEFLKSFAHITAISLRRMQVEEKFNIISRGIEQSPALVVITNSKGIIEYVNPSFVSVTGYEAEEVIGKNPNILKSGNTQNSVYMDLWENLRNKQQWTGEFHNKKKNGELFWEYAVISPILNDNNEITHFIAVKQDITEMKKMTDDLIEAKEQAEESDKLKTAFLQNISHEIRTPLNGIIGFTQLLKLPEVPNTERIYYASTIQKSGKRLLEIVNNVMELSKIETGQSVVKLEKVNITSLINDLFVLFKYSNHNENLEFKLNIQDEEVILNTDELKLNQILTNLIGNAVKFSEVGFIEIGLKFDNAYIICWVKDTGCGISKEMHEKVFERFYQGDTSITRGYEGAGLGLAICKAFTEQLGGYITLESEVGMGSEFKVYLPRE, from the coding sequence TTGACAGAATTTAATAAAATATCGAAGAGTGATTTTTTCAGAGTAAATTCCGAAAATGAAGTTGATATTGATTTCTTGACCAAGATAGAAATTGATAAAACGAATAATTATAGTTCAAATAAAATTGAAAATATAAGATTTACAGATTTATTCGATATAAACGAATTGCAGAGCATTCAGGATAAATTCGCCGCAGCTACAGGAGTTGCTTCAATAATAACAGATACAAGCGGTGTACCGATAACAAAACCGAGTAACTTTTGTCGCTTGTGCAAGGATATAATAAGAGGAACTAAGAAAGGGTATTATAACTGCCGTTGCTCTGATGCTATTATTGGAAGATTTAATCCTGAAGGACCAAATATTCAAAAATGTCTGAGCGGCGGGCTTTGGGACGCCGGAGCAAGCATATATGTTGGTGAGAAACATATTGCAAATTGGCTCATTGGTCAAATCAGGAATGAAAAACTTGATTATAATGAAATAATTCAGTACGCCGATGAGATTGGTGCAGATAAAATTGAATTTCAAAATGCTTTTGAAGAAGTAAAAGAAATGTCGCTTGATGAATTCAATAAAATTGCAGATTTTCTGTACAATTTTGCAAATAATATCTCCAAAACAGCATACCAGAATTATATTTTAGCTCAGCTTGTTGAAGAAAAATACCAAAAAGAAAAATTAATTAAAGAGAATGAAGATAGGCTGAAACTGTCGCTGTCTGTGACTAATCAGGGGCTATATGATTTGAATATTCAGACGGGTGAAGCAATTGTTAACGATGAATACGCTGAAATGCTTGGATATGACCCTAAAACATTTTGTGAAACAAACAGCTTCTGGATTGAAAGGATGCATCCTGAAGATAAGGACAAATGTTTCAAAATATTTACCGATTATATTCAGGGAAAAATTGCAGAATATAAAGTAGAATTCAGACAGAAAAAAAGAAACGGCGATTGGATTTGGATTTTGTCAGTCGGTAAAATTGTTGAATATGACCCTGATGGAAAGCCACTAAGAATGATTGGCACTCATAACAACATTCAGGAAAAAAAGAACTATGAAAACGAAATCCAAACAAGTCTTCAGACTTTGTCTGATGTTGTTAGCTCAATTCCTAACGGATTATTTGTATATCAATTTAATGAGCCTGACAGATTAATTCTGATAGACGGCAACTCAAATGCAATTGAAATTACAGGTATAAAATTAGCATCAAATATCGGAAAAGAGTTCGATGAAATATGGACAAATGCAAAACGAACAGGATTAAAAGACAAGTGCTTGTCAGTAATACGAAATCAGGTAAATATTGAAATAGATTCTTATGAGTATTACGATAAGAATTTGTCCGGAATATTTCGAATAAATATTTTCCATATTCCAGGAAAACGCATTGGAATTGTTTTTGATGATATTACAGTGCAAAAGCGAAATGAAATGGCGTTGAAGGAAAGTGAAGAGCGATACAGAATGTTAGTAGAGAATCAGAATGAATACGTTGTAAAAGTAAATTCTGATAATAAATTTTTGTATGTCAGTCCATCTTACTGCAAGTTGTTCAACAAAACTGAAGAAGAACTTCTGCATAATTCATTTTTCCCTTTGGTGCATCCAGATGATTTAAGTCACACTCTTGCAGAAATGGAAAAGCTGACCCGCGAGCCTTATAGCTGTTATGTTGAACAAAGAGTGATGACCGGAAAAGGCTGGAGATGGCTTGCATGGTCAGATAAAGCTATTACTGATAATACTGGTAAGATTTCTTATATCATCGGTGTCGGAAGAGATATTACTGATAGAAAAAATGCAGAGGTGGCACTTGAAGAAAAAAATGAACAAGCTTTATTGCTGAAGGATATTGCATCCGAGCTTTCTGAGATGACCTCAAAAGATATTATTACACAATATATTAGCGACACTATCAAGAAAATCACTAATTCCGGGCTTGTAATATTTTCAGAGTATAGCGATACAGAAAAATGCCTGATTTCTAAACATTTTTTAGCTGAGGATTCTTTACTGAAATTAGCCGCAAATCTTATGGGTAAATCAATCAAAAATTTCAAAACTCCAATTAGTCCGGCTGTTTATAAGGAAATTATTTCCTCAATTACACATTATGCCGATACATTTACAGAGATTTCAGGTGGCGTTGTTTCGCCCACAATTGATAAAGCGATGAAGTTGATTTCTGGTTTTTCGCACTTTCATACAATTGCATATGTTGTTGATAAAAAGTTATATGGTGTTACACTTTTTGCTTTGAAGGATAATCAAAAAGCACCTTCTGATGAATTTCTTAAATCATTTGCACATATAACTGCAATTTCTTTAAGGCGTATGCAGGTCGAAGAGAAATTTAATATAATTTCAAGAGGTATTGAGCAGAGCCCTGCATTAGTTGTAATAACAAATAGCAAAGGAATAATTGAGTATGTAAATCCAAGTTTTGTTAGCGTTACCGGTTATGAGGCGGAGGAAGTTATTGGGAAAAATCCAAATATTTTAAAATCAGGCAATACTCAAAATTCAGTTTACATGGATTTATGGGAAAATTTAAGAAATAAACAGCAGTGGACAGGTGAATTTCATAATAAAAAGAAAAATGGTGAGTTATTCTGGGAATATGCAGTAATCTCTCCCATTTTGAATGACAATAACGAAATAACTCATTTTATAGCAGTCAAGCAAGATATTACAGAGATGAAGAAAATGACTGATGATTTGATAGAAGCCAAAGAGCAAGCTGAGGAATCAGATAAATTGAAAACAGCATTTCTTCAAAATATTTCTCATGAAATCCGAACTCCTCTAAACGGAATAATTGGTTTTACTCAATTATTAAAACTTCCTGAAGTTCCAAATACTGAGAGGATATATTATGCTTCAACTATTCAAAAAAGTGGCAAAAGATTGCTTGAGATTGTAAACAATGTAATGGAACTTTCCAAAATTGAGACAGGACAGTCTGTTGTTAAACTTGAAAAAGTAAATATTACCAGTCTGATTAATGATTTATTCGTTCTTTTTAAATATTCAAATCATAATGAGAATTTAGAATTTAAGCTAAATATTCAGGACGAAGAAGTTATTCTAAACACAGATGAACTTAAACTTAATCAAATATTAACTAACCTGATTGGAAATGCTGTCAAATTTTCGGAAGTTGGATTTATAGAAATTGGCTTGAAATTTGATAATGCTTATATAATATGTTGGGTTAAAGATACAGGATGCGGTATCAGTAAAGAAATGCATGAGAAAGTATTTGAGCGTTTTTATCAAGGCGATACAAGTATTACAAGAGGATATGAAGGTGCAGGGCTTGGTTTAGCTATATGTAAAGCATTTACCGAGCAGTTAGGAGGATACATTACATTAGAATCCGAAGTTGGAATGGGTTCAGAATTTAAAGTTTATTTACCAAGAGAATAA
- a CDS encoding TonB-dependent receptor: MSFRYNVFLTVAICCLLSVNVYSQKGTDSDSSATKRYQADEVTVMAPKDAMQVKLLPSSITLIEGIEIVNNNIRNLRDFSSIAPNFFMPDYGSKLTSPVYIRGIGSRINSPSVGLNVDYVPYFEKSAFDFDLFDIERIEILRGPQGTLYGRNTMGGIINVFTKSPLKHAGSEVSLNGGNFGFLNGSANHYGRLSNSFGYSLSMNYISEGGYFTNSFNDQQVDDMESISSRLRLIHQPNDYFSFENSTSFESSKQGAYPYSRLEISDPNSKVINIADIQDVNYNDRSTYDRDLFSNAFVFRINAPSFELISTSSLQFLKDKQAIDQDFDPEKIFFAVQEQDHTMLSQEIIVKSRYNPTYEWLFGGFGFYQTFESGLQVDMFPVNTVQNRINNNAIFGGAVFHQSTLNNFIIKNLSVIGGIRADYEQDELTHYNAMTVGTNKRQLADTVYPSLTSFQIMPKFALKYEINYFTHIYSSVSKGYKTGGFNSTFERPEDLTFDPEHSWNYEAGMKVSVLDGMLYADFAVFYIDWQDQQIYQLVPSGRGSMLKNAGKSTSQGVEFSMRATPVDDFDAQVSFGYTDARFETYEVSETLNYNGNRIPYVPLFTMSAQASKTFRFGGNGFFQGIRVNGLYRMTGEHYWTEANNISQATFGILDGTVSLMTEYFSLDFWCRNILDTDFTSFYFRTNQVNHPAVGVLWKGGDFVQRGKPQRFGIRLSARF, encoded by the coding sequence ATGTCTTTTAGATACAATGTTTTTTTAACAGTCGCAATATGCTGTTTACTTAGTGTTAATGTTTATTCACAAAAAGGAACTGACAGTGATTCATCAGCTACCAAAAGGTATCAGGCGGATGAGGTAACCGTAATGGCACCTAAAGATGCTATGCAGGTTAAATTGCTGCCCAGCTCAATTACCCTGATTGAAGGTATTGAAATTGTGAACAACAATATCAGGAACTTACGTGATTTTTCTTCTATCGCACCAAATTTCTTTATGCCGGATTATGGCTCTAAGCTGACTTCTCCGGTATATATTCGAGGTATCGGCTCAAGAATTAATTCACCTTCAGTAGGTCTGAATGTTGATTATGTTCCTTATTTTGAAAAATCCGCTTTTGATTTCGATTTGTTTGATATTGAAAGAATCGAAATTCTACGTGGTCCTCAGGGAACATTGTACGGTAGAAATACTATGGGTGGTATAATAAATGTATTTACAAAATCTCCTCTTAAGCATGCAGGTAGTGAAGTATCATTAAATGGTGGAAATTTTGGTTTTCTGAATGGTTCTGCGAATCATTACGGAAGACTTAGCAATTCATTTGGTTATTCACTTAGTATGAACTATATTAGCGAAGGCGGTTATTTTACAAATAGTTTTAATGACCAGCAGGTTGATGATATGGAGTCAATAAGTTCAAGACTTCGTTTGATTCATCAGCCAAATGATTATTTCTCATTTGAAAATTCAACGAGTTTTGAAAGCAGTAAGCAAGGTGCTTATCCATATTCAAGACTTGAAATCAGCGACCCAAATTCAAAAGTCATAAACATTGCAGATATTCAGGATGTAAATTATAATGACCGCAGCACTTATGACAGAGATTTATTTTCAAATGCTTTTGTTTTCAGAATAAATGCACCAAGTTTTGAGCTTATATCAACTTCTTCGCTACAATTTTTGAAAGATAAACAGGCAATTGACCAGGATTTCGACCCTGAAAAAATATTCTTCGCAGTTCAGGAACAAGACCATACAATGCTTTCTCAGGAAATCATTGTTAAATCAAGATATAATCCTACTTATGAGTGGCTCTTTGGTGGATTTGGTTTTTATCAGACTTTTGAAAGTGGTTTGCAGGTTGATATGTTCCCTGTAAATACAGTACAAAACAGAATTAATAACAATGCAATTTTTGGTGGAGCTGTATTTCATCAGTCCACACTAAACAATTTTATTATTAAAAATTTATCGGTTATTGGTGGTATTCGTGCTGATTATGAGCAGGATGAACTAACCCATTACAATGCAATGACAGTTGGCACTAATAAAAGACAGTTAGCAGATACTGTATATCCATCTCTTACTTCATTTCAGATAATGCCAAAATTTGCATTAAAATATGAAATAAATTATTTCACTCATATATATTCATCTGTTTCAAAAGGTTATAAAACAGGTGGATTTAACTCAACATTTGAAAGACCTGAAGATTTGACTTTCGACCCCGAGCATAGCTGGAATTATGAAGCAGGTATGAAAGTAAGCGTTCTTGATGGTATGTTATATGCAGACTTTGCAGTATTTTATATTGACTGGCAGGACCAGCAAATATATCAATTAGTTCCAAGCGGAAGGGGTTCTATGCTTAAAAATGCAGGAAAATCCACAAGTCAGGGTGTTGAATTCAGTATGCGGGCTACTCCGGTTGATGATTTTGACGCACAAGTAAGCTTTGGATATACAGATGCAAGATTTGAAACTTATGAAGTCTCTGAAACTCTGAATTACAATGGCAACAGAATTCCTTATGTACCACTGTTTACAATGTCGGCTCAGGCAAGTAAGACTTTCAGATTCGGTGGAAACGGCTTTTTCCAAGGGATTAGGGTAAACGGTTTATACAGAATGACCGGGGAACATTACTGGACTGAGGCAAATAATATTTCACAGGCAACTTTCGGTATTCTTGATGGTACAGTGTCATTAATGACAGAATATTTTAGTCTTGATTTCTGGTGCAGAAATATTCTTGACACAGATTTCACTTCATTTTATTTCAGAACCAACCAGGTAAATCATCCCGCTGTGGGCGTTTTATGGAAAGGTGGTGATTTTGTTCAACGCGGCAAACCTCAGAGGTTTGGTATTCGTCTTTCAGCCAGATTTTAA
- a CDS encoding response regulator — MSTKNLVLIAEDDDISYQFLNTVFGRFNVQCIRAKNGTEAIEMCKTNPDINLVMMDIKMPKLDGLSATKEIKAFRPELVVVAQTAYALNSEKAELLREGCDDYISKPIDMDLLVNIVKKYLSF, encoded by the coding sequence ATGAGTACGAAGAATTTGGTCTTAATAGCAGAAGACGATGACATTAGTTATCAGTTCCTGAACACTGTGTTCGGTCGGTTTAATGTGCAGTGCATTCGGGCAAAGAATGGTACTGAAGCAATTGAAATGTGTAAAACAAATCCCGATATCAATCTGGTTATGATGGACATTAAAATGCCTAAACTCGACGGGCTATCAGCAACTAAAGAGATTAAGGCATTCAGACCTGAATTAGTTGTTGTGGCTCAGACTGCTTATGCACTTAATAGTGAAAAAGCTGAACTTCTTCGTGAGGGTTGCGATGATTATATATCCAAACCCATTGATATGGATTTGCTGGTAAATATCGTAAAAAAATATTTGTCATTCTGA
- a CDS encoding rRNA pseudouridine synthase has protein sequence MVKRKSEAKSKTKNADSKLSNAPVRINKFLADAGVASRRKIDELILEGAIKVNGQVVEEPGIKVTSSDFITVNGDPVKEIKHDIYILLNKPKNVITTTSDDFDRKTVLDIVRKHARIFPVGRLDRNTTGVLLLTNDGELAYRLTHPKFQIERTYNVKLERELSSLQGRLISEGLTLENGDETGECEVFIHPDDKTKVMITIKEGKNREVRRIFEHFGYEVKQLDRKIFAGLTCKGLGKGEYRHLTRQEELAIKRLTGML, from the coding sequence ATAGTTAAAAGAAAGTCTGAAGCAAAGAGCAAGACAAAAAATGCTGATAGCAAATTATCCAATGCTCCGGTTCGGATTAATAAATTTTTGGCTGATGCTGGTGTTGCATCACGCAGAAAAATTGATGAGTTGATACTTGAGGGTGCAATTAAGGTCAATGGACAAGTTGTAGAAGAACCGGGAATTAAAGTCACTTCATCTGACTTTATTACTGTTAACGGTGACCCTGTTAAAGAAATTAAGCATGACATTTACATTTTGCTTAATAAACCGAAAAATGTTATCACTACCACAAGTGATGATTTTGACAGAAAAACAGTATTGGATATTGTCAGAAAACATGCGAGAATATTTCCGGTTGGAAGACTTGATAGAAATACGACAGGTGTTTTGCTTTTAACAAATGACGGCGAGCTTGCTTACAGGCTCACTCATCCGAAATTTCAAATTGAAAGAACTTATAATGTCAAACTCGAAAGAGAATTAAGTTCCTTGCAAGGAAGGCTGATTTCTGAAGGTCTGACACTTGAAAATGGCGATGAAACAGGTGAATGTGAAGTTTTCATTCATCCTGATGATAAGACAAAAGTGATGATTACAATTAAAGAAGGTAAGAATAGAGAAGTACGCAGGATTTTCGAGCATTTTGGTTACGAAGTCAAACAACTTGATCGAAAAATTTTCGCAGGTTTAACTTGCAAAGGTTTGGGCAAGGGTGAATACAGACATTTGACACGTCAGGAAGAGCTTGCAATTAAACGACTTACCGGAATGTTGTAA
- a CDS encoding hydroxymethylglutaryl-CoA lyase, which produces MLKKIKIHEVGFRDGLQNESKIVDTERKINWIAQILNSGIDIVQIGSFVHPVKMPQMADTDTLFDYFSKIPHKALLSGLVLNEKGFERGMKCGVEMFCMGVSASETHSQKNTGMSIQKATDVIISIAREAVNAGKVVQVSVQSAFGCGFEGKIPEENVLMIVGNYLDAGLKNISLADTAGYAYPEQVKRLFSSIKRIDESSVLTAHFHNTYGLGLANCYAAMSEGAEYFETAFAGLGGCPFTKVAAGNVSTEDFVHSLNRNDVRRDIDLEKILNVADSAQVYFEKENQSYLSKVGRLGY; this is translated from the coding sequence ATGCTTAAAAAAATTAAGATACACGAAGTTGGATTTCGGGATGGACTACAAAACGAAAGTAAGATAGTTGATACTGAAAGAAAAATCAACTGGATTGCTCAGATATTGAATTCAGGAATTGACATTGTGCAAATCGGCTCATTTGTACATCCGGTTAAAATGCCACAAATGGCAGATACTGACACGCTTTTTGATTACTTTTCAAAAATTCCGCATAAGGCATTACTTTCCGGACTTGTACTCAACGAAAAAGGATTTGAAAGAGGTATGAAATGTGGTGTTGAAATGTTTTGTATGGGTGTATCGGCAAGCGAGACCCACAGCCAAAAAAATACGGGCATGAGCATTCAAAAAGCCACAGATGTGATTATTTCAATTGCAAGAGAAGCAGTTAATGCAGGAAAAGTTGTGCAGGTCTCTGTGCAAAGTGCATTTGGTTGCGGATTTGAAGGCAAAATTCCGGAGGAAAATGTTCTGATGATTGTGGGAAATTATCTTGATGCCGGTTTAAAAAATATATCTCTTGCTGATACTGCAGGATATGCATATCCTGAGCAAGTAAAAAGATTATTTTCTTCAATTAAGAGAATTGACGAAAGTTCGGTTCTGACAGCTCATTTTCATAATACTTACGGTCTTGGTTTAGCTAACTGTTATGCAGCGATGTCCGAAGGTGCGGAATATTTTGAGACTGCTTTTGCAGGACTTGGCGGATGTCCCTTTACTAAAGTTGCTGCAGGCAATGTCTCTACAGAAGATTTTGTACATTCACTGAACCGAAATGATGTTAGAAGAGACATAGACCTGGAAAAAATACTAAATGTTGCTGATTCTGCTCAGGTTTATTTTGAAAAGGAAAATCAAAGTTATTTATCAAAAGTAGGAAGATTAGGATATTAA